The Thiogranum longum genome includes a region encoding these proteins:
- a CDS encoding thiazole synthase has protein sequence MKSASPTTADPLMIDGVEYPSRLLVGTGKYKDMEETRLAIEASGAEIITVAIRRTNIGQNADEPNLLEVLPPDRYTYLPNTAGCYSAEDAVRTCRLARELLDGHNLVKLEVLGDEKTLFPDIIQTLEAAETLVAEGFRIMVYTNDDPIIAKRFEDMGCVAVMPLAAPIGSGLGIRNPGNIRTIVENAGVPILVDAGVGCASDSAIAMELGCDGVLMNTAIAGANNPVLMASAMKKAIEAGRESYLAGRIPRKRFASASSPVDGLFFQGTTDQSGIPL, from the coding sequence ATGAAATCAGCCAGTCCGACAACCGCAGACCCGTTAATGATCGACGGCGTTGAATACCCGTCCCGGCTGCTGGTCGGTACGGGCAAATACAAGGACATGGAAGAAACCCGGCTGGCCATCGAGGCCAGTGGTGCAGAAATCATCACTGTCGCCATTCGCCGCACCAATATCGGTCAGAATGCCGACGAACCCAACCTGCTCGAAGTACTGCCGCCGGATCGCTATACCTACCTGCCCAACACGGCAGGTTGTTACAGCGCCGAAGACGCCGTGCGCACCTGCCGGCTGGCGCGTGAACTGCTGGACGGGCACAACCTTGTCAAACTCGAAGTGCTGGGTGATGAGAAAACCCTGTTTCCGGACATCATCCAGACGCTGGAAGCCGCCGAAACGCTGGTTGCCGAGGGCTTCAGAATCATGGTGTACACCAATGATGACCCTATAATCGCCAAACGCTTCGAGGACATGGGTTGCGTGGCCGTCATGCCGCTGGCCGCGCCGATCGGCTCGGGGCTGGGTATTCGCAACCCGGGCAACATCCGGACTATTGTGGAAAATGCCGGCGTGCCGATCCTGGTCGATGCCGGCGTCGGCTGTGCGTCGGACTCCGCCATTGCCATGGAGCTTGGCTGTGACGGCGTGCTGATGAACACCGCGATTGCCGGTGCAAATAACCCTGTATTGATGGCGTCAGCCATGAAAAAAGCCATCGAGGCAGGACGCGAGTCCTACCTGGCCGGACGCATTCCCCGCAAACGCTTTGCCAGCGCCTCCTCACCGGTGGACGGGTTATTTTTCCAGGGAACGACGGATCAATCAGGGATTCCCTTATGA
- the thiS gene encoding sulfur carrier protein ThiS: MELVINGETQQAPEGTTAAALLNRLGLENERLAIEVNQEIVPRSQFETYTFVPGDRIEIVRAIGGGSAKP, from the coding sequence ATGGAACTGGTCATCAATGGCGAAACCCAACAGGCCCCGGAAGGCACCACGGCGGCCGCCCTGCTCAACCGGCTTGGGCTGGAAAACGAGCGGCTGGCGATAGAGGTCAACCAGGAAATCGTGCCACGCAGCCAGTTTGAGACCTATACCTTCGTGCCGGGCGACCGGATCGAAATCGTGCGTGCCATCGGTGGTGGCAGTGCAAAACCCTAA